A single region of the Lycium barbarum isolate Lr01 chromosome 2, ASM1917538v2, whole genome shotgun sequence genome encodes:
- the LOC132625819 gene encoding protein indeterminate-domain 5, chloroplastic-like: protein MAAGPSSAVFLAMREEEQMKQQHELLLHQQQQQQQHALPPSSTAQSQQAPTKKRRNQPGTPNPDAEIIALSPKTLMATNRFVCEVCNKGFQREQNLQLHRRGHNLPWKLKQKSTKEVKRKVYLCPEPTCVHHEPSRALGDLTGIKKHYSRKHGEKKYKCEKCSKKYAVQSDWKAHTKTCGTREYRCDCGTLFSRRDSFITHRAFCDALAQESARNPPSLSSIGSHLYGSSNNNMSLGGLSKINSQISSDHQDMLHFGGNNNNNMKNIASGGAHHHHHNQFDHNNNNHLIGSSTFRPSTSFFQLPIDQTSHQSDYVMNNKPAIHGLMQLPDLHNNANSSSANMFNLNFFQNNNNVDNDNSNISGGGPGGLLLPSPHQFSNNNSGDGSNNSSNVFSAGTLLSDHHHHHMSSSIASLYGSSSLHQNNATNSPAPPMSATALLQKAAQMGSTTSCNSSSTSASLLKAFGSVGGGGSSSSAMKSDIHPPPGVNFSGVYGHDDSMGGGNHLHDLVVNAYGAQEQDHHQNDYGVIGGYNNKVNSYEQPPQKKQMINNFSMEMGSEQANRLTRDFLGVGEIVRSMSGGGFSSSSQQISSLDNNSESRKTQSHRQPFGGATGNYQ, encoded by the exons ATGGCAGCAGGACCTTCATCAGCTGTGTTTTTAGCAATGAGAGAAGAAGAACAGATGAAACAACAACATGAACTTCTTCTTcatcagcaacaacaacaacaacaacatgccttACCACCATCATCAACAGCTCAATCTCAACAAGCACCAacaaaaaagagaagaaatcaGCCTGGCACACCAA atccAGATGCTGAGATAATAGCACTATCTCCCAAGACCCTAATGGCGACAAACAGGTTTGTGTGTGAGGTATGCAACAAAGGTTTCCAAAGAGAACAAAACCTACAGCTACATAGGAGAGGACACAATTTGCCTTGGAAGTTAAAGCAGAAGAGTACAAAAGAGGTTAAGAGAAAGGTTTATTTATGCCCTGAGCCCACTTGTGTTCACCATGAACCTTCAAGAGCACTTGGAGATCTTACTGGTATCAAGAAACATTATTCAAGAAAACATGGTGAGAAGAAATACAAGTGTGAAAAGTGTTCCAAGAAGTATGCTGTCCAATCTGATTGGAAAGCTCATACTAAGACTTGCGGCACGCGCGAATACCGATGCGATTGTGGCACCCTTTTCTCCAG GCGTGATAGTTTCATCACTCACAGAGCATTTTGTGATGCATTGGCACAAGAAAGTGCAAGAAATCCACCAAGTTTGAGCAGCATTGGGAGTCATTTATATGGAAGTAGCAACAACAACATGAGTTTAGGCGGTCTCTCGAAAATAAATTCCCAAATTTCATCAGATCATCAAGATATGCTTCATTTCGGaggcaacaacaataacaacatgaAGAATATCGCTAGTGGCGGGGCCCACCACCATCATCACAATCAGTTcgatcacaacaacaacaatcacctCATTGGCTCATCCACATTTCGCCCTTCCACCTCTTTTTTCCAGCTtccaattgatcaaacaagtcatcaatctgATTATGTGATGAATAATAAACCAGCAATTCATGGGCTAATGCAGCTTCCTGATCTTCACAACAACGCGAATTCCAGCTCAGCTAATATGTTTAACCTGAATTTCTTCCAGAATAACAACAATGTTGATAATGACAATAGCAATATCTCTGGAGGAGGTCCAGGTGGTTTATTACTTCCTAGTCCTCATCAATTCAGCAACAACAATAGTGGAGATGGTTCAAATAATTCATCCAATGTGTTCTCAGCTGGTACCCTTCTAAGtgatcaccatcatcatcatatgaGTTCATCAATTGCTTCTCTTTATGGCTCATCATCACTTCATCAGAACAATGCTACTAATTCACCGGCCCCGCCAATGTCCGCCACGGCACTACTCCAGAAAGCAGCTCAGATGGGTTCTACTACAAGTTGCAACAGTAGTAGCACTAGTGCCTCATTGCTCAAAGCCTTTGGATCAGTTGGCGGTGGTGGTTCGTCGTCTAGCGCCATGAAATCTGATATTCACCCACCGCCAGGTGTAAACTTTAGTGGCGTTTACGGCCATGACGACTCTATGGGCGGTGGGAATCACCTTCATGACCTAGTCGTCAATGCTTACG GTGCACAAGAACAAGATCATCATCAAAACGACTATGGAGTAATAGGAGGGTACAACAACAAGGTGAATAGTTATGAGCAGCCACCACAGAAGAAGCAAATGATTAATAACTTTTcaatggaaatgggaagtgaacaAGCTAATAGGTTGACAAGGGACTTTCTTGGTGTTGGAGAAATAGTAAGGAGCATGAGTGGTGGAGGATTTAGCAGCAGCAGCCAACAGATAAGCTCATTGGACAATAATTCTGAGAGTAGAAAAACTCAAAGCCATCGTCAGCCTTTTGGAGGCGCTACTGGCAATTATCAGTGA